A region of the Curvibacter sp. AEP1-3 genome:
GTATTGCAAGCGGCGCACACTGCGTGCTGCACCCACTTTTATTGATAGAGGAGCCTTGTATGTCCCGTGAAGTCGTCGTCGTCAGCGCTGTGCGCACCGCCATTGGTACCTTTGGCGGCAGCCTCAAAGACATTCCCCCCACCGATCTGGCCGCCCAGGTGGTGCGCGAGTCGCTATCCCGCGCCAATGTTGAAGGCAAGGACGTGGGTCACGTGGTGTTCGGGCATGTGGTGAATACCGAGCCCAAGGACATGTACCTCAGCCGCGTCGCCGCTATCAACGGCGGCTGCGCCCAGGAAACACCGGCCTACAACGTGAACCGCCTGTGTGGTTCGGGCCTGCAGGCCATCGTGAACGCAAGCCAAAGCATTTTGTTGGGCGATGCCGATGTGGCCATCGGCGGTGGCGCTGAAAACATGAGCCGCGCGCCCTTTGCAAGCCTCAACATGCGCTGGGGGGCCCGCATGGGTGACACCAAGATGGTGGACATGATGATCGGCGCTTTGCACGACCCCTTCCACACCATTCACATGGGCGTGACCGCGGAGAACATAGCCGCCAAGTGGGGCATCAGCCGCGAAGAGCAGGACGCCCTGGCCGTGGAGAGCCACCAGCGCGCCCAGAAGGCGACTGCTGCCGGCTACTTCACCAGCCAGATCACCCCCGTCATGCTCAAGAGCAAAAAAGGCGAAGTGGCCTACGCGACCGACGAGCACTTCCGCCCCGACTGCAAGCTCGAAGACATGACCAAGCTGAAACCCGTTTTCGTCAAGGAAAACGGCACCGTCACCGCCGGCAATGCCTCGGGTATCAATGACGCCGCCGCTGCCGTGGTGCTCATGGAAAAGAGCGTGGCCCAGGCCCGTGGCCTCAAGCCGCTGGCCCGTCTGGTGGCCTACGCCCATGCCGGTGTGGACCCCAAGTACATGGGCATCGGCCCCGTGCCTGCATCCAAACTGGCATTACAAAAAGCCGGTTTGACGGTGAACGACCTGGATGTGATTGAGGCCAACGAAGCTTTTGCAGCCCAAGCCTGTGCAGTCACCAAAGATTTGGGCCTGAACCCGGCCAAGGTCAACCCCAATGGCTCCGGCATTTCGCTGGGTCACCCTATCGGCGCGACCGGCGCTTTGATTACCGTGAAAGCTTTGTATGAGCTGGAGCGCATCAACGGCCGCTATGCGCTGGTGACCATGTGCATTGGTGGCGGCCAGGGGATTGCCGCCATTTTCGAGCGCGACCGCTAAACGCTGATTGCAAAGGTGGGCCTGTTCAGAACAGGTCCACATCCATTTCGTCAGCCACCTGCTCGACCAGCTTGCCCTCGGCTACCAGGGTCTGGTAGTTGCAAACCTGGTTGCGGCCGTGCTCCTTGGCGTAATAGACCGCCTTGTCGGCACGCCCGAAAGCGCTGCTAGGCGTGTCATTGGGCAAGAGGGACGACACTCCCATGCTCACCGTAATCGTACCAACTTGCGGAAAGGCATAGGCCTGCACCCGCTCCCGCAAGCGCTCCAGCGCACCTTCTGCATGCGCAGCACTATCGCAGCGCATGAGGATGACAAACTCTTCCCCGCCGAAGCGGTACAGCTGGTCGTGAAAACGGAAGTTGCCGCGCATCAGGCGCGCCATCAAGAGCAACACCTCATCGCCAATCAGGTGGCCGAAGTTGTCGTTAACGCGTTTGAAATGATCGATGTCCAGCACCGCCAACCACACGCCTGAATCAGGGCTGTCATGCCGGCGCTCGGGCATGTTGTCGGGCGGGGTGTTGGACTGGTCTGCCGTCGCTTTGAAAAAAGCGCCGTCAAAAGTCTTGCGATTGAGCAGCTCCGTCAGCGAATCGCGCTCGCCGTAATCCAGCAAACCCAACAGGTTCTGGTAGGCCAACAAGATGCTTTGAAGCAAGTCGATGTCCGCAGCTTGCAGAGGCTTGGGCGCCCGGACCTCCAACAAGATTTGCAGGCTTTGCGCATGGCCTACGGGCAACACCACATGCCCCGCATCTTGCGGGTTGGTAGCTGCCCGACCTATATCCAGAGATTTCTGCCGCACAGGAAAGTCAGACACCTTCGGCAGCAAACTCCAGTCTGACCACAGCAGATCACGGGTGGCGGTTTCCTGGCCGAGTGACAGTGCAGAGAGGGAGAGGCAACGCCGGTCATCACCTTCACCCACAACACGAATGAGGTTCGCAGACTGAATGCTGACGCCTGAACTCGTGAGCACGAGGCGCACCAATTCTGTGTCCAACGCATCACGGTCTCTCAAGCCCCCCAGGGCCGCAAGACTCTGCACCAAAGCATTCATGGAATCTGTCTACCTTGTTCTTGTCATGTCCGGCTTCCAACCGCCGATTGCGTCTTAGCTTGACGCAACGCAAACCTCTCCGGGCCGCGTCAGCCTAAGCTCCGCGGTTGCTAAACGCCGCCATCTTAGACCACACCATGACCGATACCAAGCCTGATATGCATCATTTGCCGCAAGAATCCAACGATTGGTTGCGCAAAAGCGGCCTGAGTGCATTGCAAATTGCCGGCCGGCGTGTGCTGCCTATCGTGCAGGGCGGCATGGGTATCGGCATCTCGGGCAACCGCTTGGCCGGCAGCGTGGCGGCGGCCGGCGGCGTAGGAACGCTCTCCAGCGTGGACTTGCGGCGGCACCACCCTGACTTGATGGACCGTACCCGTGAGCTGGCGCCCGGTGAGGAAGCCAAAGCCGGCATCAATGCCGCCAACTTGGAGGCCATTGACCGCGAAATCAAAGCTGCCCGGGAACGCACAGGTGGAAAAGGCCTGCTGGCCATCAACGTGATGCGGGCGGTCAGCGAGTATGCCGCCAACGTGACCCGGGCCCTAGAAGCCGGTATCGATGCCGTGGTGGTGGGCGCCGGCTTGCCGCTGGATTTGCCGGACCTCGCCAAAGACCACCCCCAAGCAGCGCTTATTCCCATCCTCTCGGACGCGCGGGGTGTGCAACTGCTGGTCAAAAAATGGGAGCGCAAAAAGCGCCTGCCGGATGCCATCGTCATCGAGCACCCGCGCCTGGCCGGTGGCCACTTGGGCGCAGCCAAAATCGCTGATTTGCAGGACACCCGGTTTGACTTTGAAAACGTGATTCCCCAAGTTCGCCAGTTTTTCAAGGATGCGGGTTACGAGCAGCACATTCCGCTGATTGCCGCCGGCGGCATCCGCACCCATGAAGACATTGCCCGCCTGCAGGCTTTGGGCGCCGATGCGGTTCAACTGGGTACTGCATTTGCCGTGACCGAGGAAAGCGACGCCCACGCGGAATTCAAGCGCGTGCTGGCCGAAGCACGCGAGCAAGACATGGTCGAGTTCACCAGCGTGGCCGGCCTGCCCGCCCGCGCAGTAGGCACGCCCTGGTTGCGCGCGTACATGAAGATAGAGCCCAAGCTGCAAGCCGTGGCGCACGCGAAGAGCCGCTGCACCAAAAGCTTTGACTGCCTGGGCCAGTGCGGCCTGCGCGATGGTTTGCCGGGCTGGGGCCAGTTTTGCATCGACAACCAGTTGGCCGCTGCGCTGCGTGGCGATGTGAAAAAAGGCCTGTTCTTCCGGGGTGCCGGCCGCTTGCCTTTTGGCGACCAGATCAAAACAGTGCGGGAACTAATGCAGCGCCTGCTGACGCCCGGCTTGGCGGGTGCAGCGGTTTAAAGCAGACTGACCGCTATCAATTCAGGAGCTGTCCGCGCACATTTGGCGGGCGCTAAAGGGCTAAAACGCCTTAAGCCTCACCCTGGAAACCACCAGCCCTCAGGGTGACTACCAAGGTATCGCGGTAGCCTCCTTCGGCCAAGGGCTGGATGGGGGTGGACTCATGGATGACACGCTCATCGTCCAACAGCAGCAATGACCAGGGCTCACTCAGGGTGAACCGCTGGCCGTTCGGGCCATCGGCCTCGAACACACGGGTTTCGCCGCCCTTCACTCCGTTGCGGGCCACCATGAACACGGCCACCAGGTCCACGCCATCGCGGTGGGCGCCTTCCGGCGTGGGGCGACCGATACCGTCAGTGGTATCGATGCGAAACTGGTGCGCCTCCGCAAACCAGGTGTGAGGGCCTTTCAAATCGTCTGCCACCCGGCCCAGCCAGGCCAATAGTTGCTGCCAGGTAGCTTGCGCTGTAACACCGCTGTCCATGGGCTCAAAGTGGCGCTGCATGCCGCCGTGCAAGGCGTTGTAGGCCAAGGGTTGCCAATGCGGCCGGTGCGGTGCTTGGGTCACTCCGTGGCTGTCCATCACAAAGCAGGAGTGGCGACGGCGGCGGTAGCGGCCACCATCTTTCAAATAGTTGTCCGGCGGCAGATCATTCCACCCGTCGCACCAGCCCAACATGGCGTCCAGCGACACCCCGGACAGCCCTGCAACTTGGGACGCTCCGACGACCGCGTAGCCCTGACGAAACAGGGTGGCGCCCAGGTCAGCAGGGCGGGCAATCAGAGGGGGCTGGAAGGAAATGGTCATAGCGCCGGATTATCAACCGCACTCTTCTTTCGATGCCTGATGTGGGTCAATACGCCCGAAAACGTCTGCCCCTAAGCTGGGCCGGATCAAGGAGAAAACCGATGACCGAAACCCTCAATGCCCCCGCCACCCTCGCCTGGAGCGACGCTCTGGTGCTCGACATGCCCGTGATGGACGAAGTGCACCAAGAGTTTGTGGCCCTGCTGGAGCGCGTGGTGCTGGCGGAAGACGACATGCTCATGCCCCTGTGGTCGGAGTTGATTGCCCACACCCAAGAGCATTTCGACCGCGAAGACCAATGGATGCGCGCCACCGGTTTCGCGGCCGGCAACTGCCATGCCACCCAGCACAAAGTGGTGCTTCAGGTGCTGCGCGAGGGGGAAGCCCGCGGCCACGGCGGCGATCTGGCTGTGGTGCGGCAGATGGCCGATGAGCTGGGCATCTGGTTTCCCCAGCATGCGCAAAGCATGGATGCGTCGTTGGCATTGCACTTGCGTTCGGCAGGTTACGACCCGGCTACCGGAGCGCTCGCCCAACCGGACCGTTTGCCGCAAACGGAGATTCATGGCTGCGGCGGCGTCACCTGCTCGGACACTGCCACCGCCTGAATACACTCGCTCGATGTCCGAATCCTCTCCTGCCCTGCGCCACCGTCCTTCCGAAGACCTGCAAGCCCTGCTCACCGGCACCATTTTTGTGGCGCTAGGGGTCTTGATGTTCAAGCAGGTGGGCTTGCTAACTGGTGGCACGGCAGGGGTGGCCTTCTGGCTGCACTACGCCACCGGCTGGAATTTCGGCCTGATTTTCTTTGCCATCAACCTGCCGTTTTACGCTCTGGCCTACCAGCGCATGGGGCGGGTGTTCACCGTAAAGACCTTCATGGCGGTGGCGCTTCTAGCCTTGTTTACCAACCTGTTGCCGCAATGGGTTGGCTTTGAACATTTGCACCCCGCAGCCACCGCCATCATTGGCGGCCTGCTCATGGGCACGGGCATGTTGATTTTGTTCAGGCACAAAGCCAGCCTGGGTGGGTTCAATGTGCTGGTGCTGTACCTGCAAGATAAATATGGCTGGCGCGCAGGGCGCTTGCAAATGGCACTTGACTGCACCATCGTGCTACTGGCCTTCGGCGTGACCGATTGGCAGCATGTGCTGTGGAGTGTGCTGGGCGCCGTCACCCTGAACCAGACTTTGGCGACCAACCACCGCGCCGGCCGCTACATGGCTCACTGAGCGCACACTCAGGGCGCCGGCAACCCTGCCGCATACCACCGGAGGCCCGCATGCCCACCACAAACACCACGCCTACTGGCTCAAGTCCAGCGGTGGATCAACACCAGCTCGGCCTGCTACGTGAACACCGGCGCAAACACCGGCACAAGCACCCGCCAAAAGTCACCGCCGCGCCAGAGCACTTTGACCTGCCACCGCCCACCCGCGGGCAGCGCATGGCAGACGTGGTGGCGCGCACCGTGGGGTCGTGGCGCTTCATCCTGATCCAGAGTGGCCTAATCGTGGTGTGGATCACCGGCAATGTGCTGACCGGGTCGCACGCCTGGGACCCCTACCCCTTCATCCTGCTGAACCTGCTACTGTCGTTCCAGGCGGCCTACACGGCGCCGGCCATCATGATGAGCCAGAACCGTCAGTCCGAGCTGGACCGCAAACATGCCGAGAGCGACTACGAGGTCAACGTCAAGGCGGAGCTGGAGATTGAGCTGCTGCACGAGAAAATCGATCTGCTCAAAGACAAGGAGCTTTTGCTGCTGACCCAAGCGGTCAAAGAGCTGTCGAGCCAGCTGGCCGAACTGCGCAGCCAAAGTGCGATGCCACCGCACACCGCCGCGCATCCACACACCACGACTTAAGAACTCAAGCCCGGGCTTGTCACCTAGGCTACCAAGCTACGCACGGTACGGCGCTACCATCCGCGACCATTGTTGCCCCCCTTCCCCCCGGAGCCCCTATGACCCAAGCCCTGTCTACCCTGATCAACCACCAGATCCGCCTGGCCGCGCGCCCCGTGGGCATGCCCAAAGCCAGCGACTGGAGCCACACCTCCGAGCCGGTGGCAGAGCCCGCTGAGGGCGGAGTGACCCTCAAAACCTTGGCGCTGAGCCTGGACCCCGCGATGCGCGGCTGGATGAATGAAGGCAAGAGCTATATCCCGCCGGTGGGCATTGGTGAAGTCATGCGCGCCGGTGGCGTGGGCGTGGTGGTGGCCAGCAAGAGCGACAAATACGCCGTTGGCGACTATGTGAGCGCCGGCTTCGGTGTGCAGGAATACATCACGATTGCCAAGGACGAGATGAAGCGCAACGGCTTGGTCAAAATCGACCTGCGTGCCGGTACCCTGACCCAGTGGCTCAATGTGCTGGGCATGCCTGGGATGACCGGCTATTTCGGCCTGATGGATGTGGGCCAGCCCAAAGCGGGCGAGACCATCGTGATCTCCGGTGCCGCCGGTGCCGTGGGGCAGACCGTAGGCCAGGTCGCCAAAATCTTGGGCCTGCGCGTGGTCGGCATTGCGGGCGGCCCCGCCAAGTGCGAGTGGGTGGTCAAGGAACTGGGCTTTGATGCTTGCATCGACTACAAGGCCGGCCCCGGCGCCGTACGCGCAGGCCTGAAAGAGCATTGCACGTCCGGCGTCGACATTTACTTCGACAACGTGGGCGGCGAGATTCTGGACGACGTGCTGGCCCGCATCAACCGCAAGGCTCGCATCATCATCTGCGGCGCCATCAGCCAGTACAACAACACGACGGCCGTGCAAGGCCCCAAGAACTACCTGAGTCTGCTGGTGAACCGCGCGCGCATGGAAGGCATTGTGGTGTTCGACTACGCCGACCGCTACCACCTTGCCGTGGCCGAAATGGCCGGCTACCTGAAAGACGGTCGCATGAAGAGCAAGGAAGACGTAGTGGTGGGCCTGCAGACCTTCCCGGAGACGCTACTCAAGCTCTTCAACGGAGAAAACTTCGGCAAGCTGGTGCTGGAAGTCGCCAAGGGCTGATCAGCAAACACAGCGACTGGCCCTGCAATACACGCCCGGGCCAGCGCGGTTAGTTCTGATAGATGGCTGACAATCGGGCCTCCATGCATGCCATCGCACTCCTGACGCAACATGGCAAACAAAGCGCCGTAGAAGGCCCGCTTCAAGAAGCGGGCTTTTCTGTGTCCACGATTTCCGGCTTTGATACCGACAGGCTGGGCACCTTCACCGGCACCGTGGCTCGCAAAGGCACCCAAGTGGATGCAGCGGCCAGCAAGGCCAAACTGGCCACTGAACTCAGTGGATGGCGATTCGGGCTGGGCAGTGAGGGCAGCTTTGGCCCGGACCCCTATACCGGGATGATCCCTTGGGGGCGTGAAGTGCTTGCTTTTTGGGATGCCCCCGCCCAACGCTTGATCTGTGCCGCGGTACAAGGCCATGAAACCAATTACCGACAAATCACCGTGCAAGACTGGAATGACGCCGCCGATTTTGCGAGCGCTATCGGCTTTCCAGCCCATGGCCTGATCATCGGGAAGCCGGGGCAAACAGGTTTCGACAAGGACTGCAAGGACTTAGCTGCCTTGGAAGACCAAGTGCAACTGGCCTTACAGGGCGGGCCCGTTGAGCTGGAGACTGATATGCGGGCGCACCGGAACCCCACTCGGATGCGCATGATCAGACGGTGCGCAGAGCGGCTATCTCATCGCCTGCGCAGCAACTGCCCTGATTGCGCAAGCTACGGCTTTGGCGAAGAGTCGCCCATAGCCGGAGCGCCCTGTGAGTCCTGTGGGCTGCCGACCCACGCGATCATGGCCAAAAACATTCGCTGTGATGTGTGTGGACACTCACAACGTGTGGACCTGGTCCAAAGCGTTCCCGCCTCACGATGCAACTACTGCAACCCCTAGAAAGTCATGCCAAACGCTATGGTTTTTATAGCTGCCCGCGCAGCCGGAACGGGCGCTGTATGCCTAAAATGTGCTGCATGACAAGCAACAAATTGGCAAACCGGGGGTTCACGCTCATCGAATTGGTGATGGTCATCGCCATCCTCGGTGTGCTGGCGGCTGTAGCGGTGCCCAAGTTCATCAACCTCGGCACCGATGCGCGTGTAGCCACGCTCAATGGCTTGTTGGGTGCTGTAAGAACCACCATGGAAACTGTGAAGGTCACCTCTGCCTTGCGCGGCACCACAGCGGTGGCAGACCCGGCACTGAAGTTTCTGGACATGCAAGGCAGCAGCATCCGCCTCTGGAATGGCTACCCCGACCGGTGGTGGGACGGCATCGGCATGACGCTGCAAGGAGCACCGACCATCTCCGGTGGGGGCTACCTTTCCACCGCACCGATTGTGTTCAACAAGTTCACGTTTTACGGTTACAGCAACAGCACCATCCCCAATGGCGATGCCGGTTGGGTGCTGACCGATGCCCCTACCCCCGCCAACTGTTCGTTGGCCTACAACTACAACGGCAGCGGCGAGCCACAGCTCATCCTGCGCACCACGGGCTGCTGAACGCCGACGCCAGTCAATCGTTCAGCGCGGCGTAGACCAGATTGCGGAACAACGGGCGGTACCAGCTGCGTTGATTAGGAGCCTGGGTTAGCAAGATGGCAAACAAATCTTTCGCCGGGTCCACAAAAAACACGGTGCCGGAAATACCGCTCCAGTAGTACATGCCTTTGCTGCCCAGCTGGGTACCCAACCCCTCTTCGAGGCGCACCGCAAACCCCAAGCCGAAACCATGTCCGGGGGGAAGCAGTTCTGCCGCGCGGCCACTGCGATTGACCGGAATGTCGCCCAGATGGTCAGAGGTCATCAGCCGTACCGAGGCGGGGCTGAGAATGCGTGCACCGTTCAAGGTGCCGCCATTCAACATGCACTGCAAAAAGCGTGCGTAGTCGGCTGCCGTGGAGCCCAAACCTGCGCCGCCCGCTTGCATGGGGGTGGTCTTGCGCAAGTCCATCAGGGGCATGGGTACGCCACCGTCCGGGTCATGAGCAAAGGGCTCGGCAATGCGGTGATGCTTGTCGGGGGGGACTACAAATGCGGTATCCACCATGCCCAAGGGCCCGAGGATGTGCGCTTGCAGATAGTCCCCCAAGGCCATCCCGGTCACGCGTTCCAACAGGGCACCAAGCAGGTCTGTCGCGCGGCTGTATTGCCAGATGCTGCCGGGCTCGTAGCGGTAAGGAATCGCGGACAGGGCTTGCGAGAAACCAGTGTTGCTCAGCATGCGGGTGCCCAAGCCGGCTTGGGCGTAGCGCTGCTGGATAGGGTCGTCGCCCAGAATCTCGTAGGTCAGACCGGAGGTGTGGCGCAACAGGTCTTGCACCGTGGGCGGCCGGGCCGGGGGCCGCGTCTGCCGGGCCGTTTCATCCTCTGCCACCCGCACATCGGCAAACTCGCTCAAGTGCTGGCCTACCGGGTCACTCAGCAACAGTTGGCCGCGCTCCAGCAATTGCATGATCGCCACTGACACCAGTGGCTTGGTCATGGAGTAGATGCGGAAGATGCTGTCCAAGGCCATGGGCGTGCCGTCCGCCGGGTTCTGCTGCCCGATGGCAGAGTGCAACACGGTCTGGCCATGGCGTGCAACCAAGGCTACTGCGCCGGGTAAACGCCCTTTGTCCACATCCGCTTGCAGCACTTGCTCCAGGTTCCGCAGAGCAGGCGCATGAAAACCCGGAGAGAGAGTCATACCACTCATGCACCGGCCCCGTAACGCTCGCGTGCCAGGGCCGCGCCTTTGGCCAAGGCTTCGAGCTTTCGGGTGGCAACCTCACGGCTCATGGGCGCCAAGCCACAGTTGGTACAGGGGAAGATGCGATTGCGTGGCACGTGTTGCAAAGCGATGCCGATGGTGTCCGCCACCTGCTCAGGCGTTTCAATCACGTCACTGGCTACGTCGATTACACCGACCATGACGTCTTTGTCCTTGAGCAGTGCCATCAAGTCCGGCGGTACATGCGAGTGGTAGCACTCCAGGCTCACTTGCTGGATGCTGCTGGCCGCCAGTGCCGGAAACACCTGCGCGTATTGCCGCCATTCGCCACCCAGCGTCTCTTTCCAGTCGGTATTGGCCTTGATGCCATAGCCATAACAAATATGCACGGCGGTGGTGCAAGTGAGACCTTTGGCGGCGACTTCCAGTGCTTGCACACCCCAGTCCGCGGCGTCCTGCATGTACACATTGAACGCCGGCTCATCGAACTGGATGATGTCCACCCCATCAGCCTGCAGGGCCCGCGCTTCCTGATTCAGCAACTCCGCAAACGCAAACGCCATGGTCTTTCGGTCGCCATAAAAACGGTCGGCCACGGTGTCCACAATCGTCAGAGGTCCGGGCAAGGTGAACTTGAGTTTCTTTTTGGTGTGGGCTCTTGCGAGTTGAGCTTCAAAGGCATGCACGCGGCCTTTGAGCCTCAATGCAGCAACAACCTGAGGCACCATGGCGTCATACCGGTTGTTACGGATGCCCATCTTGACTTTGTTTTCAAAGTCGATGCCGTCAACCTGCTCCAGAAAACCGTGGACAAAATGCTGCCGGCTTTGCTCACCGTCGCCCACCACATCCAAGCCTGCATCTTCCTGGGCTTTGATCCACAACAGGGTGGCATCCGCCTTGGCTTGCTGCAGCTCAGGGCCGGCAAGCTTCCATTGCGGCCAGAGTTTTTCAGTCTCAGACAGCCATGAGGGCTTGGGCAAGCTGCCGGCGATTGCGGTTTCGAACATGGGAAGTCTCCTTGGTCTTGTGGGTCTGGGACCACACCTTATCGCAAGGCCGGCGCCGGGCTGCCGCTCAGGTG
Encoded here:
- a CDS encoding serine hydrolase domain-containing protein, which gives rise to MTLSPGFHAPALRNLEQVLQADVDKGRLPGAVALVARHGQTVLHSAIGQQNPADGTPMALDSIFRIYSMTKPLVSVAIMQLLERGQLLLSDPVGQHLSEFADVRVAEDETARQTRPPARPPTVQDLLRHTSGLTYEILGDDPIQQRYAQAGLGTRMLSNTGFSQALSAIPYRYEPGSIWQYSRATDLLGALLERVTGMALGDYLQAHILGPLGMVDTAFVVPPDKHHRIAEPFAHDPDGGVPMPLMDLRKTTPMQAGGAGLGSTAADYARFLQCMLNGGTLNGARILSPASVRLMTSDHLGDIPVNRSGRAAELLPPGHGFGLGFAVRLEEGLGTQLGSKGMYYWSGISGTVFFVDPAKDLFAILLTQAPNQRSWYRPLFRNLVYAALND
- a CDS encoding DUF6671 family protein: MADNRASMHAIALLTQHGKQSAVEGPLQEAGFSVSTISGFDTDRLGTFTGTVARKGTQVDAAASKAKLATELSGWRFGLGSEGSFGPDPYTGMIPWGREVLAFWDAPAQRLICAAVQGHETNYRQITVQDWNDAADFASAIGFPAHGLIIGKPGQTGFDKDCKDLAALEDQVQLALQGGPVELETDMRAHRNPTRMRMIRRCAERLSHRLRSNCPDCASYGFGEESPIAGAPCESCGLPTHAIMAKNIRCDVCGHSQRVDLVQSVPASRCNYCNP
- a CDS encoding pilus assembly FimT family protein, with amino-acid sequence MTSNKLANRGFTLIELVMVIAILGVLAAVAVPKFINLGTDARVATLNGLLGAVRTTMETVKVTSALRGTTAVADPALKFLDMQGSSIRLWNGYPDRWWDGIGMTLQGAPTISGGGYLSTAPIVFNKFTFYGYSNSTIPNGDAGWVLTDAPTPANCSLAYNYNGSGEPQLILRTTGC
- a CDS encoding YitT family protein, whose translation is MSESSPALRHRPSEDLQALLTGTIFVALGVLMFKQVGLLTGGTAGVAFWLHYATGWNFGLIFFAINLPFYALAYQRMGRVFTVKTFMAVALLALFTNLLPQWVGFEHLHPAATAIIGGLLMGTGMLILFRHKASLGGFNVLVLYLQDKYGWRAGRLQMALDCTIVLLAFGVTDWQHVLWSVLGAVTLNQTLATNHRAGRYMAH
- a CDS encoding NADP-dependent oxidoreductase, coding for MTQALSTLINHQIRLAARPVGMPKASDWSHTSEPVAEPAEGGVTLKTLALSLDPAMRGWMNEGKSYIPPVGIGEVMRAGGVGVVVASKSDKYAVGDYVSAGFGVQEYITIAKDEMKRNGLVKIDLRAGTLTQWLNVLGMPGMTGYFGLMDVGQPKAGETIVISGAAGAVGQTVGQVAKILGLRVVGIAGGPAKCEWVVKELGFDACIDYKAGPGAVRAGLKEHCTSGVDIYFDNVGGEILDDVLARINRKARIIICGAISQYNNTTAVQGPKNYLSLLVNRARMEGIVVFDYADRYHLAVAEMAGYLKDGRMKSKEDVVVGLQTFPETLLKLFNGENFGKLVLEVAKG
- a CDS encoding hemerythrin domain-containing protein, with the protein product MTETLNAPATLAWSDALVLDMPVMDEVHQEFVALLERVVLAEDDMLMPLWSELIAHTQEHFDREDQWMRATGFAAGNCHATQHKVVLQVLREGEARGHGGDLAVVRQMADELGIWFPQHAQSMDASLALHLRSAGYDPATGALAQPDRLPQTEIHGCGGVTCSDTATA
- a CDS encoding DUF1003 domain-containing protein; translation: MPTTNTTPTGSSPAVDQHQLGLLREHRRKHRHKHPPKVTAAPEHFDLPPPTRGQRMADVVARTVGSWRFILIQSGLIVVWITGNVLTGSHAWDPYPFILLNLLLSFQAAYTAPAIMMSQNRQSELDRKHAESDYEVNVKAELEIELLHEKIDLLKDKELLLLTQAVKELSSQLAELRSQSAMPPHTAAHPHTTT
- a CDS encoding GGDEF domain-containing protein, which gives rise to MNALVQSLAALGGLRDRDALDTELVRLVLTSSGVSIQSANLIRVVGEGDDRRCLSLSALSLGQETATRDLLWSDWSLLPKVSDFPVRQKSLDIGRAATNPQDAGHVVLPVGHAQSLQILLEVRAPKPLQAADIDLLQSILLAYQNLLGLLDYGERDSLTELLNRKTFDGAFFKATADQSNTPPDNMPERRHDSPDSGVWLAVLDIDHFKRVNDNFGHLIGDEVLLLMARLMRGNFRFHDQLYRFGGEEFVILMRCDSAAHAEGALERLRERVQAYAFPQVGTITVSMGVSSLLPNDTPSSAFGRADKAVYYAKEHGRNQVCNYQTLVAEGKLVEQVADEMDVDLF
- a CDS encoding NAD(P)H-dependent flavin oxidoreductase, with product MTDTKPDMHHLPQESNDWLRKSGLSALQIAGRRVLPIVQGGMGIGISGNRLAGSVAAAGGVGTLSSVDLRRHHPDLMDRTRELAPGEEAKAGINAANLEAIDREIKAARERTGGKGLLAINVMRAVSEYAANVTRALEAGIDAVVVGAGLPLDLPDLAKDHPQAALIPILSDARGVQLLVKKWERKKRLPDAIVIEHPRLAGGHLGAAKIADLQDTRFDFENVIPQVRQFFKDAGYEQHIPLIAAGGIRTHEDIARLQALGADAVQLGTAFAVTEESDAHAEFKRVLAEAREQDMVEFTSVAGLPARAVGTPWLRAYMKIEPKLQAVAHAKSRCTKSFDCLGQCGLRDGLPGWGQFCIDNQLAAALRGDVKKGLFFRGAGRLPFGDQIKTVRELMQRLLTPGLAGAAV
- the bktB gene encoding beta-ketothiolase BktB → MSREVVVVSAVRTAIGTFGGSLKDIPPTDLAAQVVRESLSRANVEGKDVGHVVFGHVVNTEPKDMYLSRVAAINGGCAQETPAYNVNRLCGSGLQAIVNASQSILLGDADVAIGGGAENMSRAPFASLNMRWGARMGDTKMVDMMIGALHDPFHTIHMGVTAENIAAKWGISREEQDALAVESHQRAQKATAAGYFTSQITPVMLKSKKGEVAYATDEHFRPDCKLEDMTKLKPVFVKENGTVTAGNASGINDAAAAVVLMEKSVAQARGLKPLARLVAYAHAGVDPKYMGIGPVPASKLALQKAGLTVNDLDVIEANEAFAAQACAVTKDLGLNPAKVNPNGSGISLGHPIGATGALITVKALYELERINGRYALVTMCIGGGQGIAAIFERDR
- a CDS encoding 2OG-Fe dioxygenase family protein, whose product is MTISFQPPLIARPADLGATLFRQGYAVVGASQVAGLSGVSLDAMLGWCDGWNDLPPDNYLKDGGRYRRRRHSCFVMDSHGVTQAPHRPHWQPLAYNALHGGMQRHFEPMDSGVTAQATWQQLLAWLGRVADDLKGPHTWFAEAHQFRIDTTDGIGRPTPEGAHRDGVDLVAVFMVARNGVKGGETRVFEADGPNGQRFTLSEPWSLLLLDDERVIHESTPIQPLAEGGYRDTLVVTLRAGGFQGEA
- a CDS encoding methionine synthase translates to MFETAIAGSLPKPSWLSETEKLWPQWKLAGPELQQAKADATLLWIKAQEDAGLDVVGDGEQSRQHFVHGFLEQVDGIDFENKVKMGIRNNRYDAMVPQVVAALRLKGRVHAFEAQLARAHTKKKLKFTLPGPLTIVDTVADRFYGDRKTMAFAFAELLNQEARALQADGVDIIQFDEPAFNVYMQDAADWGVQALEVAAKGLTCTTAVHICYGYGIKANTDWKETLGGEWRQYAQVFPALAASSIQQVSLECYHSHVPPDLMALLKDKDVMVGVIDVASDVIETPEQVADTIGIALQHVPRNRIFPCTNCGLAPMSREVATRKLEALAKGAALARERYGAGA